A DNA window from Daucus carota subsp. sativus chromosome 3, DH1 v3.0, whole genome shotgun sequence contains the following coding sequences:
- the LOC108212623 gene encoding L-Ala-D/L-amino acid epimerase, producing MSALVNLLNVTVNVQNAQGRPLNIPFSDSISIANSMLLKAENVAIRVELTNGSVGWGEAPTLRPITAEDQSLALAKVTEVCDMLAKIDTEMPLSSLLSEVGRILQGHKFVSVRAGVEMALIDAVANMIGVPLWRVFGGVSNTISTDITIPIVSSAKAYQLASDYQTKGFKTLKLKVGKNLNSDIEMLRAVRRAHPDCSLILDANEGYSSSEAIQVLQTLHEMKLLPVLFEQPVHSSDWEGLGQVTKIAKEKYGVSVAADESCRGLDDAKMIIERNLADVINIKMAKLGVLGAIEIIELAKASGLELMIGGMAESRLAVGFSGHLAAGLGCFKYIDLDSPFHLSEDPVLDGYEVSGPVYEFTNKAVLSAM from the exons ATGTCTGCATTAGTTAACCTATTGAATGTTACTGTGAATGTGCAAAATGCACAAGGCAGGCCCCTGAATATACCTTTCAGTGACTCAATCAGCATTGCGAATTCAATGTTATTAAAGGCGGAAAATGTTGCTATACGAGTTGAGCTGACCAATGGTTCTGTAGGTTGGGGAGAGGCTCCCACTCTCCGTCCAATAACCGCAGAGGATCAGTCACTAGCTTTGGCCAAGGTGACTGAGGTGTGTGATATGTTGGCGAAGATAGATACTGAAATGCCTCTGAGTTCATTGTTGAGTGAGGTCGGACGGATTCTGCAAGGACACAAATTTGTTTCT GTGAGAGCTGGTGTTGAGATGGCCCTCATTGATGCAGTTGCCAACATGATCGGCGTGCCACTGTGGAGAGTGTTTGGTGGGGTTTCCAACACTATCAGCACAGATATCACA ATTCCAATTGTTTCATCTGCCAAGGCTTATCAACTGGCTTCTGACTATCAAACTAAAGGatttaaaactttaaaactCAAGGTAGGAAAGAACCTTAATTCAGATATAGAGATGCTTAGAGCTGTACGCAGGGCGCACCCTGATTGCTCCCTTATCCTGGATGCCAATGAAGGGTACTCCTCTTCGGAAGCTATACAAGTTCTCCAGACATTGCATG AAATGAAGTTGTTGCCAGTTCTGTTTGAGCAACCGGTCCATAGTAGTGACTGGGAAGGTCTTGGTCAGGTTACCAAGATTGCAAAAGAGAAATATGGCGTATCTGTTGCAGCTGATGAGAGTTGCCGGGGCCTGGACGATGCAAAGATGATCATTGAAAGAAATCTGGCAGACGTCATCAACATCAAGATGGCAAAACTTGGGGTACTTGGAGCCATTGAAATCATTGAATTGGCAAAAGCATCTGGTTTGGAGCTTATGATCGGTGGGATGGCTGAGAGCAGACTTGCAGTAGGTTTTTCTGGTCACCTTGCTGCAGGGCTCGGATGTTTCAA ATATATTGATCTAGATTCCCCATTTCATCTCTCAGAAGATCCGGTGCTTGACGGTTATGaag